From Quercus lobata isolate SW786 chromosome 1, ValleyOak3.0 Primary Assembly, whole genome shotgun sequence, one genomic window encodes:
- the LOC115990958 gene encoding putative 4-hydroxy-4-methyl-2-oxoglutarate aldolase 2, whose amino-acid sequence MALVTTAEVCDANPQLIVSGELRALQPNFQIYGRRQVFSGPIVTLKVFEDNVLVREFLEEKGNGRVLVVDGGGSLRCAILGGNPVVQAQNNGWAGIVVNGCVRDVDEINGCDIGVRALASHPMKANKKGIGEKHVPITIAGTRISDGEWLYADTDGILISQTELSV is encoded by the coding sequence ATGGCCTTGGTTACAACTGCTGAAGTTTGTGATGCAAATCCACAGCTAATTGTGAGTGGTGAGCTTCGGGCACTCCAgccaaattttcaaatatatggACGTCGCCAGGTCTTCTCTGGACCAATAGTTACCCTCAAGGTATTTGAAGACAATGTTTTGGTTCGTGAGTTTCTTGAGGAGAAGGGTAATGGCCGAGTTCTTGTTGTAGATGGGGGGGGAAGTTTGCGGTGTGCAATATTGGGGGGCAATCCTGTTGTACAAGCTCAGAATAATGGATGGGCCGGGATAGTTGTCAATGGCTGTGTAAGGGATGTTGATGAGATTAATGGTTGTGACATTGGGGTGAGGGCTCTGGCCTCCCATCCAATGAAAGCCAATAAGAAAGGTATAGGAGAGAAGCATGTTCCAATTACCATTGCTGGGACAAGGATCTCTGATGGGGAATGGCTTTATGCAGACACTGATGGAATTTTGATTTCCCAAACTGAGTTATCTGTCTAA